The DNA region GATGACGGCCCTGTCCAAAGAGCTTGACCGCTATCTGACGATTCGCCGCAGCCTTGGGTATACCCTTGATAAAACCGAAAGGGACCTCCGGAGATTTATCGCGTTCGCCGACCAGCAGAATTCCAAGTATGTCAGCACCGATCTTTTCCTGCGATGGCAGACCAGCTTCGGCCATGCCAAACGCCCAACCTGGTCTGCACGCCTCGGAACGGTGCATCTTTTTGCACAGTGGCTCCATGGACTGGATCCGCAACATGAGGTGCCGTCGAAAGCCCTTATCCCTCCTCGTTATCGCCGCGCCCGCCCTTATATTTACAGTGATAATGAGATTCGCCGGATTGTTGAGGCCGCGGCGGAACTGCCCTCTGCCACTGGCATTCGTGCGTTAACCTATGCAACCTTCTTCGCGCTCATTGCTGTAACGGGCCTTCGGATAGGTGAGGCGATTTCACTTGATGACACTGATGTCGATCTGGAAATTGGGGTGCTCCGGATCCGGCGCGGCAAACAGGGAAAAGAGCGTTTTGTCCCCGTCTCGGACAGCACACGGGCAGAGCTAAAGGCCTATGTCCAAAAACGGAACCGGTTACTTGGATCGCCTCCTCAATCATTCTTCGTATCGACTCGGGGCAGTCGTATCACTGAGAACAATGGCCAGTACAATTTTGCCCATCTGTGTCAAAAAATAGGAATGCGCGCTCCCGAAAAGCTTGGCCGGCATGGGCGCGGTCCTCGAATCCACGACATGCGTCACAGTTTTTGTGTTCGCACCATGTTGAATTGGTACCGCACGGGTCTGGATGTGCGCCGGGAGATGATCAAATTGTCAACCTATCTCGGCCATTGCGGACCGGAAAGCACCTTCTGGTATATCGAAGCGGTTCCGGAATTGCTCGAGTTGGCTTCGCAGCGCGTGACCACATCCCTATCACGGGAGGTGCGATCATGAAACCGGCGAAGTTTCCCGCCCTCCTTCAACAGTTCTTTACTGATCGCCTCTGTACCCAAATGGAGGCAAGTCCGAACACGATCGCGAGCTATCGCGATACCTTCCGCCTGCTGCTCCGGTTTGCCGGTCAAACGCAG from Terriglobia bacterium includes:
- a CDS encoding tyrosine-type recombinase/integrase, which encodes MTALSKELDRYLTIRRSLGYTLDKTERDLRRFIAFADQQNSKYVSTDLFLRWQTSFGHAKRPTWSARLGTVHLFAQWLHGLDPQHEVPSKALIPPRYRRARPYIYSDNEIRRIVEAAAELPSATGIRALTYATFFALIAVTGLRIGEAISLDDTDVDLEIGVLRIRRGKQGKERFVPVSDSTRAELKAYVQKRNRLLGSPPQSFFVSTRGSRITENNGQYNFAHLCQKIGMRAPEKLGRHGRGPRIHDMRHSFCVRTMLNWYRTGLDVRREMIKLSTYLGHCGPESTFWYIEAVPELLELASQRVTTSLSREVRS